The Neisseria yangbaofengii genome contains a region encoding:
- a CDS encoding YciI family protein, translated as MFLINVSVTPSETADQYRQAHLDFLNRHFEQGTFLLFGRFEASAGGLIIAKAESEANLHALLAQDPYMIHGVAQCDIQAFHVGKISADILNV; from the coding sequence ATGTTTTTAATCAATGTAAGCGTAACCCCAAGCGAAACCGCGGATCAATACCGCCAAGCCCACTTAGATTTTCTCAACCGCCATTTTGAGCAAGGCACATTTTTGCTGTTCGGACGCTTTGAAGCCAGTGCTGGCGGGCTGATTATCGCCAAAGCGGAAAGCGAAGCCAACTTGCACGCTCTGCTTGCCCAAGATCCTTATATGATCCACGGCGTTGCCCAGTGCGATATTCAAGCATTCCACGTCGGCAAAATTTCCGCCGATATTCTCAACGTTTAA
- a CDS encoding pirin family protein, which yields MKTIYHAADTRGNANHGWLKSRHTFSFADYYNPERMNFGVLRVINDDHVEGSMGFDTHPHNNMEIISIPLSGNLAHKDSMGNGSIIKNGEIQVMSAGTGITHSEMNPNADMPVQLLQIWVFPKTRNVTPRYQQISLAENAKPNGFQQILSPNADDEGVWIHQDAWFNLAKWDKGTSGQYRLHDSKNGVYVFVIKGKVQIGEQTLNQRDGLGVWDTDRFELTASENAEILLMEVPMSLNA from the coding sequence ATGAAAACCATTTATCACGCCGCAGACACTCGGGGCAACGCCAACCATGGCTGGCTCAAAAGCCGTCATACTTTCAGTTTCGCCGATTATTACAATCCGGAACGGATGAATTTCGGCGTATTGCGAGTGATTAACGATGACCACGTTGAAGGCAGTATGGGCTTTGACACGCACCCGCACAACAATATGGAAATTATCTCTATTCCATTAAGCGGAAACCTTGCCCACAAAGACAGTATGGGCAACGGCAGCATCATCAAAAACGGCGAAATCCAAGTGATGTCGGCAGGCACTGGCATTACCCACAGCGAAATGAACCCGAATGCGGATATGCCCGTTCAACTCCTGCAAATTTGGGTGTTCCCAAAAACCCGCAACGTAACCCCACGCTACCAGCAAATCAGCCTTGCCGAGAACGCCAAGCCGAACGGCTTTCAGCAAATCCTCTCGCCCAACGCCGACGACGAAGGCGTATGGATTCACCAAGACGCTTGGTTTAATCTGGCAAAATGGGACAAAGGCACCAGCGGGCAATACCGCCTGCACGACAGCAAAAACGGCGTGTATGTTTTTGTTATCAAAGGAAAAGTACAAATCGGCGAGCAAACCTTAAACCAACGGGACGGGCTGGGCGTATGGGACACCGATCGCTTTGAGCTGACCGCCAGCGAAAATGCCGAAATCTTGTTGATGGAAGTGCCGATGAGTTTGAATGCTTAA
- a CDS encoding SDR family oxidoreductase, whose amino-acid sequence MNHIQDKVIIITGASSGLGEAMARHLAPKGAKLVLAARRLDRLETLVADIQANGGQAIAVATDVSRHCEMEHLAQQALTTFGRIDVLINNAGIMPMAPMSDCRVDEWDKLIDVNIKGVLYGIASVLPTMKAQQSGHIINLSSVAGLKVASGVGTVYSATKFAVKTIAEGLREEVAGDNIRVTTLYPGAIQTELTQSIQHGQAREAMEQFYQQNEITPDSIARAVIYALEQPADVAINEITIRPTKQEF is encoded by the coding sequence ATGAACCACATTCAAGATAAGGTTATCATCATTACTGGCGCGTCCAGTGGGCTAGGCGAAGCAATGGCTCGCCATCTTGCACCGAAAGGGGCAAAATTGGTATTAGCCGCCCGCCGTTTAGATCGCCTTGAAACCTTAGTTGCCGATATTCAAGCTAACGGCGGACAAGCCATTGCGGTCGCCACCGATGTCAGTCGCCACTGCGAAATGGAACATTTAGCCCAACAAGCCCTTACCACCTTCGGACGCATTGACGTGCTGATTAACAACGCAGGCATTATGCCAATGGCACCGATGAGTGATTGCCGAGTGGATGAATGGGACAAATTGATTGATGTCAACATCAAAGGCGTGCTTTACGGCATTGCGTCCGTATTGCCAACGATGAAAGCCCAGCAAAGCGGACACATTATCAACTTATCGTCTGTTGCGGGATTAAAAGTCGCCAGCGGGGTCGGCACGGTTTATTCAGCGACAAAATTTGCCGTGAAAACCATTGCCGAAGGCTTGCGGGAAGAAGTGGCGGGCGACAACATTCGCGTTACCACGCTCTACCCAGGGGCAATCCAAACCGAACTGACCCAAAGCATTCAACACGGTCAAGCCCGTGAAGCAATGGAACAGTTCTACCAACAAAACGAAATCACCCCCGACAGCATCGCCCGTGCCGTCATCTACGCCCTTGAACAACCAGCAGATGTAGCGATTAACGAGATTACTATCCGCCCAACTAAGCAAGAGTTTTAA
- a CDS encoding LysR family transcriptional regulator, with amino-acid sequence MSENLNDLRTFLLVAETGSFTKAAAQLGVSQSALSHAVRGLETRLGVKLLNRTTRNVSTTAAGEQLQQRLRPLFDDIDEQLNALGTFRNSLSGTLRINSTEHALSTVLWQKFQQFMHRYPDIQLELTCETRFTNIVAERFDAGIRLGDDVEKDMIAVRVSDDLRMCVAASPAYLARHGTPKTPFELTEHQCGAMRLMTLGNLLVWEFADPLNKGKVVKVQPQGQFIANQTNLLVQFDLADLGLIWIPTDSIQAQLADGRLLTVLDDWAMVYQGYHLYYPSRRADSPIFQALVKSLKV; translated from the coding sequence ATGTCTGAAAATTTAAACGATTTACGCACTTTTTTATTGGTCGCCGAAACAGGCAGTTTTACCAAAGCGGCGGCACAGCTTGGTGTATCGCAATCGGCGTTAAGCCACGCCGTTCGTGGCTTGGAAACACGGCTGGGGGTGAAGTTGCTCAACCGCACCACCCGCAATGTGTCCACGACGGCAGCTGGCGAGCAGTTGCAACAGCGGTTACGCCCACTGTTTGACGATATTGACGAACAGCTCAACGCCCTTGGCACTTTTCGCAACAGCCTAAGCGGAACATTGCGGATCAACAGCACAGAACACGCCTTAAGCACGGTGTTATGGCAGAAATTTCAACAGTTTATGCACCGCTACCCCGATATACAGCTTGAGCTGACCTGCGAAACCCGCTTTACCAACATTGTGGCGGAACGTTTTGATGCGGGTATTCGGCTGGGCGATGATGTGGAAAAAGATATGATTGCGGTGCGAGTGTCGGACGATTTGCGAATGTGCGTGGCGGCAAGTCCTGCTTATCTGGCAAGGCACGGCACGCCAAAAACACCGTTTGAGCTGACCGAACACCAATGCGGTGCAATGCGACTGATGACGCTCGGTAACTTGCTGGTGTGGGAATTTGCCGATCCGCTGAATAAAGGCAAGGTGGTTAAGGTGCAACCGCAAGGACAATTTATCGCCAATCAAACCAATCTGTTGGTGCAATTTGACTTAGCCGATTTGGGGCTGATTTGGATACCCACCGACAGCATTCAGGCACAATTAGCGGACGGGCGTTTGCTAACTGTGCTGGACGATTGGGCGATGGTTTATCAAGGCTACCATCTCTATTACCCTTCCCGCCGTGCCGACTCGCCGATATTTCAAGCCTTGGTCAAATCGTTGAAAGTGTAA
- a CDS encoding NAD(P)H-binding protein: protein MKNILILGATGGLARQVIPVLLAKPDIHLTLFARRSEPLAEFAAPNVRIVKGDVLDFDALCSAMAGQDLVYANLAGNLEPMADNVVKAMEKSGVKRLIWISSMGIYNETGEDHGVILQPYKRSAAIVENSGLAYTLIRPAWFTNSPEIDYQLTQKGEPFQGSQVSKRSIADLISKIIADPERYSGQSLGIGKV, encoded by the coding sequence ATGAAAAACATCTTAATTTTAGGAGCAACGGGCGGTTTGGCTCGTCAAGTGATCCCTGTATTACTTGCCAAACCAGATATTCATCTCACCTTATTTGCCCGTCGTAGCGAACCTTTGGCAGAATTTGCCGCCCCGAATGTGCGGATTGTCAAAGGCGATGTATTGGATTTTGACGCATTATGTTCGGCAATGGCAGGACAAGATTTGGTCTATGCCAACCTTGCCGGCAACCTTGAGCCAATGGCGGACAATGTCGTCAAAGCGATGGAAAAAAGCGGTGTAAAACGCTTGATTTGGATCAGTTCAATGGGCATTTACAACGAAACAGGCGAAGATCACGGGGTGATTTTGCAGCCCTATAAACGCTCGGCTGCCATCGTGGAAAACAGCGGTTTGGCGTACACTCTGATCCGCCCGGCGTGGTTTACCAACAGCCCTGAAATTGATTACCAACTGACACAAAAAGGCGAGCCGTTTCAAGGTTCGCAAGTCTCCAAACGCAGTATTGCCGATTTAATCAGCAAAATTATCGCCGATCCAGAGCGTTATAGCGGACAAAGTTTGGGAATTGGCAAAGTGTAG
- a CDS encoding alpha/beta hydrolase: MTQIKIPAQTLTITQQWDKVFAQSDKVTHRKVHFTNRYGITLVADLYMPKHAQGKLPAIAVSGPFGAVKEQSSGLYAQTLAERGFVTLAFDPSYTGESGGLPRNVASPDINTEDFSAAVDFLANLDGVDGGNIGILGICGWGGMALNAAAADPRIKATVASTMYDMARVMANGYNDSTTPAQRYAMRQEIGNQRTKDAQNGTPAESSVRLPEKLNGDEPQFVQDYWQYYKTPRGFHPRSINSNGAWTATNAYSFANMPLLNYSNEIQSPVLMIHGENAHSRYFSEDAFKKLTGSNKELLIIPNANHVDLYDNTSKIPFDKLAAFFRENLK, translated from the coding sequence ATGACTCAAATCAAAATCCCCGCCCAAACGCTGACCATCACCCAACAATGGGACAAAGTATTTGCTCAATCGGATAAAGTTACGCACCGCAAAGTGCATTTTACCAACCGCTACGGTATTACCTTGGTCGCCGATTTATATATGCCGAAACACGCCCAAGGCAAACTGCCAGCGATTGCGGTAAGTGGTCCGTTCGGTGCGGTAAAAGAGCAATCTTCAGGCTTATATGCCCAAACCTTAGCCGAACGCGGCTTTGTTACCCTTGCCTTTGACCCGTCTTACACGGGCGAAAGCGGCGGCTTGCCGAGAAATGTCGCTTCGCCTGACATTAACACCGAAGACTTTTCCGCTGCCGTGGATTTTCTTGCCAATCTAGACGGCGTGGACGGCGGTAATATCGGCATTTTAGGCATTTGCGGTTGGGGCGGCATGGCACTCAACGCCGCCGCTGCCGACCCGCGCATCAAAGCCACCGTTGCCAGCACCATGTACGACATGGCACGTGTGATGGCAAACGGCTACAACGACAGCACCACGCCCGCACAGCGTTACGCCATGCGTCAAGAGATTGGCAACCAACGCACCAAAGACGCCCAAAACGGCACGCCCGCAGAAAGCAGCGTCCGCCTGCCTGAAAAACTAAACGGCGATGAACCGCAGTTTGTGCAAGATTACTGGCAATACTACAAAACCCCACGCGGTTTCCACCCACGCAGCATCAATTCAAACGGCGCGTGGACAGCAACCAACGCTTATTCATTCGCCAATATGCCGCTACTAAACTACAGCAACGAAATCCAATCCCCCGTATTGATGATCCACGGTGAAAACGCCCATTCCCGCTATTTTTCCGAAGATGCGTTTAAAAAACTCACCGGCAGTAACAAAGAACTGCTGATTATCCCAAATGCCAACCACGTGGATTTGTACGATAACACCAGCAAAATCCCGTTTGATAAATTGGCCGCGTTTTTTAGGGAGAATTTGAAGTAA
- a CDS encoding NAD(P)H-dependent oxidoreductase yields MNILIISGHPNLAQSVANQAILNRLAEGLPNAEIRRLDTLYSENAIDVASEQQALLNADVIVWQFPFYWYSLPALLKKYLDDVFLHGFAHGSTAKLGGKKLLLSFTTGAPEQAYIADAMGNIDDLLLPLKSTAKLCNLEWLPSVYTHGISYIARTDQNALDAQRSQAEQHAERVIAQLQALEK; encoded by the coding sequence ATGAACATCTTAATTATTTCTGGACACCCAAATTTAGCACAATCCGTTGCCAATCAAGCCATTTTGAACCGTTTAGCCGAAGGCTTACCAAATGCCGAAATCCGCCGTCTGGATACTCTTTACAGCGAGAACGCTATTGATGTGGCAAGCGAACAACAAGCCTTATTAAACGCCGATGTGATTGTGTGGCAATTCCCGTTTTACTGGTACAGCTTGCCAGCATTGCTGAAAAAATATCTTGATGACGTATTCCTGCACGGCTTTGCCCACGGCTCAACCGCCAAACTGGGCGGGAAAAAACTGTTGCTCTCATTCACCACTGGCGCCCCCGAACAAGCCTATATAGCGGATGCAATGGGCAACATTGACGACTTATTACTACCGCTCAAAAGCACTGCCAAATTATGCAACTTAGAATGGTTACCGTCTGTTTACACCCACGGGATTAGCTACATTGCCCGCACCGACCAAAACGCCCTTGACGCCCAACGTAGCCAAGCCGAGCAACACGCGGAGCGAGTGATTGCACAGTTGCAGGCGTTGGAAAAATAA
- a CDS encoding cyclophilin-like fold protein produces MKKLTLALFGLIFAACTQAQPQTTTAQGAMMHIQIGNQQFDAKLEDNPTTAEFKKYLPLTLTMTDLHRNEKYAALPHALPRNDQAVGRIEAGDILLYQGDTLVVFYESFSTPYRYTRIGKITHTEQLKNALGTGMATVGFSLK; encoded by the coding sequence ATGAAAAAACTCACTCTCGCCCTATTTGGCTTAATCTTCGCCGCTTGCACCCAAGCACAACCCCAAACCACAACAGCACAAGGAGCAATGATGCACATTCAAATAGGCAACCAACAGTTTGACGCTAAATTAGAGGACAACCCAACTACCGCCGAATTTAAAAAATACCTACCGCTAACGCTAACAATGACGGATTTACACCGCAACGAAAAATACGCTGCCCTGCCCCACGCGTTGCCACGCAACGATCAAGCGGTCGGGCGGATTGAAGCAGGCGATATATTGCTGTATCAGGGCGATACGCTGGTGGTGTTTTATGAAAGTTTTTCCACGCCTTACCGTTATACCCGTATCGGCAAAATTACCCACACCGAGCAACTCAAAAACGCCTTAGGCACAGGAATGGCAACGGTTGGTTTTAGCCTTAAATAA
- a CDS encoding sugar O-acetyltransferase, whose amino-acid sequence MKYALSQPAQQGFIPRNSPLFDEIHHIVAENSERLARLNQNYHEPDARRALLGEIIGENVDESVVFNTPLYSDFGRHISLGKNIFINVGVMFTDLGGIVIEDGVQIAPRANIISVNHPLDPAERHGVLLAPVHIKRNAWIGANATVLPGVTVGENAIVAAGAVVNKDVPPNCVVAGVPAKIVKQL is encoded by the coding sequence ATGAAATACGCATTATCCCAACCAGCGCAACAAGGATTTATCCCACGCAACAGCCCGCTTTTTGATGAAATTCATCACATCGTGGCAGAAAACAGCGAACGGCTTGCCCGCTTAAATCAGAATTATCACGAACCCGATGCACGCCGTGCCTTGCTGGGCGAAATTATCGGTGAAAACGTAGATGAAAGCGTGGTGTTTAATACACCGCTTTACAGCGATTTTGGTCGCCATATTTCACTTGGCAAAAATATATTTATCAATGTAGGCGTGATGTTTACCGATTTGGGCGGCATTGTGATTGAAGACGGCGTGCAGATCGCTCCCCGCGCCAACATCATCAGCGTTAATCACCCGCTAGATCCCGCCGAACGCCACGGTGTGTTACTTGCCCCTGTTCACATTAAACGCAATGCGTGGATCGGCGCAAATGCGACAGTTTTACCGGGCGTTACCGTGGGCGAAAATGCGATAGTGGCGGCGGGCGCGGTGGTGAATAAAGACGTACCGCCAAACTGCGTAGTCGCCGGCGTACCGGCAAAAATTGTCAAACAACTGTAA
- a CDS encoding LysR family transcriptional regulator, producing the protein MPTNYNDLYAFLAVAKSGSFTQAANGLGISQSALSRTVKLLEQRLGVQLFHRTTRSLSLTHSGEQLFAVAEQSFERLDRQLTMLGHLSDTPSGLVRITASQYAIDKVLLPKLAGFKTDYPQIQLELISDTALTNIISERFDAGVRFGDVVAEGMIAVRIGDDEKMAVVGSPDYFHAYGFPKTPDDLRHHQCIGYRYASGAMYDWDLVQDGKPIQIKTQGQWTFSNDYSIRDAAKRGLGLGYVPQDMVEGELARGELIQVLQPFSHTFTGFHLYYPHRNVSYALRCVIDYLKV; encoded by the coding sequence ATGCCAACTAACTACAACGACCTTTACGCCTTTCTTGCCGTGGCAAAATCAGGCAGTTTTACTCAAGCGGCGAATGGGCTGGGGATTTCGCAATCGGCACTCAGTCGCACGGTGAAATTGTTGGAACAACGGCTCGGCGTGCAACTGTTTCACCGCACCACTCGCAGTCTGTCGCTGACTCATTCAGGCGAACAGCTGTTTGCCGTTGCCGAGCAAAGTTTTGAGCGATTGGATCGGCAACTGACGATGCTTGGGCATTTGAGCGATACGCCGTCTGGCTTGGTGCGGATTACCGCCAGTCAATACGCCATTGATAAGGTGTTGTTGCCGAAACTGGCAGGCTTTAAAACCGATTATCCGCAAATCCAGCTTGAGCTGATCAGCGATACGGCACTCACCAACATCATCAGCGAACGCTTTGATGCGGGCGTGCGTTTTGGCGATGTGGTGGCGGAAGGAATGATTGCGGTGCGGATCGGCGATGATGAGAAAATGGCGGTGGTCGGCTCACCTGATTATTTCCACGCCTACGGTTTCCCCAAAACGCCTGACGATTTACGCCACCATCAATGTATCGGCTACCGTTACGCCAGCGGAGCGATGTATGACTGGGATTTGGTGCAAGACGGCAAACCGATTCAAATTAAAACGCAGGGGCAATGGACGTTTTCCAACGATTATTCCATTCGGGATGCGGCAAAGCGTGGGCTGGGTTTGGGCTATGTGCCACAAGATATGGTGGAAGGCGAACTGGCTCGGGGCGAGCTTATTCAGGTGTTGCAACCCTTTAGCCATACGTTCACTGGCTTTCACCTGTATTACCCACACCGCAATGTGTCTTATGCCTTAAGGTGCGTGATTGATTATTTGAAGGTGTAG
- a CDS encoding nuclear transport factor 2 family protein: MNLQHIQDRLALKDLVDTFSNLADEKKVAEQMPLFTEDARVTTYIGGELFADMTGRAEIERVFSNFLANFHTVYHLNGQHTVTFTAENRADAINYCLVKLVESKDGQNIVHTHSVRYQDSYQKHNGNWLISRRIAHFMVSEQAEM; the protein is encoded by the coding sequence ATGAACCTTCAACACATTCAAGATCGTTTGGCATTAAAAGATTTGGTGGACACTTTTTCCAATCTCGCAGACGAGAAAAAAGTCGCCGAACAAATGCCCTTATTCACCGAAGACGCCCGCGTAACCACCTATATCGGCGGCGAACTGTTCGCCGATATGACAGGACGAGCCGAAATCGAGCGGGTTTTTAGCAATTTTTTGGCAAATTTCCACACGGTTTACCATCTCAACGGACAGCATACCGTTACCTTTACCGCTGAAAACCGTGCCGACGCCATTAACTATTGCTTAGTCAAACTGGTAGAAAGCAAAGACGGCCAAAATATCGTGCATACCCACAGCGTGCGTTATCAAGACAGCTATCAAAAACACAACGGCAACTGGCTAATCAGCCGCCGCATTGCTCATTTTATGGTGAGCGAACAGGCGGAAATGTAA
- a CDS encoding TetR/AcrR family transcriptional regulator: MSTSLDPRAERTLLAIETAFIELMQEMDFDEITTQAIIKRANVNRNTFYKYYYGKQGLAKSLADRLKNEYEQMLNNYFSNNFQDLIQQSNSTMFSKRHFILTLWRINSRSLNVFAEIENMIKQRFIQYAQAQQADQNWDFIGEMFAKLLLNSARYYWERDEQIPIKQVFADWDLMLKIATHYA, translated from the coding sequence ATGAGTACATCATTAGATCCACGGGCAGAACGCACGTTATTGGCAATTGAAACGGCGTTTATTGAGCTGATGCAAGAAATGGATTTTGATGAAATCACCACACAAGCCATTATCAAGCGTGCCAATGTTAATCGCAACACGTTTTACAAATACTATTATGGTAAACAAGGCTTAGCAAAATCATTGGCTGATCGCTTGAAAAATGAATACGAACAAATGCTTAACAACTATTTTAGCAACAACTTCCAAGATTTAATCCAGCAAAGTAACTCAACGATGTTTTCTAAACGCCATTTTATTTTGACGTTGTGGCGTATCAATAGCCGAAGTTTGAATGTCTTTGCAGAGATAGAAAATATGATAAAACAACGGTTTATTCAATACGCTCAAGCACAACAGGCTGATCAAAATTGGGATTTTATTGGCGAAATGTTTGCAAAATTGTTGCTTAATAGCGCACGTTATTATTGGGAGCGTGATGAACAAATCCCGATTAAACAAGTGTTTGCAGACTGGGATTTGATGTTAAAAATCGCAACACATTACGCATAA
- a CDS encoding DUF4334 domain-containing protein has translation MNLKQEFEQLKAQNHFEDETILMNFFDKLPPVGVDEILAKWQGGDFDTGHWGTPELKKQKWFGKWFRSQLDGSPLVCYNDEGKLYANQLMNGECSLWMIEFRGKVSATMVYDGAPIFDHFRKVDDNTLMGVMNGKSPAGFPAVAENGKYYYFFLERIADFPAEFVR, from the coding sequence ATGAACTTAAAGCAAGAATTTGAGCAATTAAAAGCCCAAAACCATTTTGAAGATGAAACCATTTTAATGAATTTCTTTGATAAATTACCGCCAGTTGGCGTGGACGAAATTTTAGCAAAATGGCAAGGCGGTGATTTTGATACTGGACACTGGGGAACGCCTGAACTGAAAAAACAAAAATGGTTTGGTAAATGGTTCCGTTCTCAATTAGATGGCTCACCATTAGTTTGCTATAACGATGAAGGCAAATTATATGCCAATCAACTTATGAACGGGGAATGTTCATTGTGGATGATTGAATTTCGTGGCAAAGTGTCCGCTACGATGGTTTACGATGGCGCACCGATTTTTGACCATTTCCGCAAAGTGGACGATAACACATTGATGGGGGTGATGAATGGCAAATCGCCAGCAGGATTCCCCGCTGTGGCGGAAAACGGCAAGTATTATTATTTCTTCTTAGAACGCATTGCTGATTTCCCTGCTGAATTTGTTCGCTAA
- a CDS encoding RNA-binding domain-containing protein translates to MNANIKLKQLLSATENEIIEFKEAKTQFDKRKLGKYFSALSNEANLQGLPNAWLVFGVNDHKQIVGTQCYSTQLDINEIKKEITDKTGVGFIEIHQVIHPNGRVLLLEIPAAPQGMPVAYDGHFYGRSGESLGALALSELERIRHQTQMDWSIGIVPEATFDDLDPQAILVARQKFSLKNPKLAQELQHWDDITFLNKAKITINNKITRTALLLLGKSESAYLLNPASSQITWILKDRNGIEKDYQHFECPLLLNVDKVFAKIRRITYRYIREDNLFPEEVEQYATYIIREALHNAIAHQDYTLGGKISLIEFEDDRLVFCNAGHFIPESVENVIQSDAPEIRYRNRFLADAMVNLNMIDTIGSGIRKMFLLQKERFFPLPEYDLSHNRVQVTIIGRVLDINYARQLAQMPDLTLEQIMLLDRVQKKKTLTNEQAKYLKQHRLIEGRKPNYYLSKMVAQSTGETGQYIRNRAFHDQFYKQKILNYLEQFGSAKREQINELLVPHLPDVLDAQQKYNKVKNLLQALKADGTIRVHQRLWYLSK, encoded by the coding sequence ATGAATGCCAATATAAAACTGAAGCAATTGTTATCTGCGACTGAAAACGAGATTATTGAGTTTAAAGAAGCCAAAACACAATTCGATAAACGTAAATTGGGAAAGTATTTTTCAGCGTTAAGTAATGAAGCCAATTTGCAAGGCTTGCCAAATGCGTGGTTGGTGTTTGGGGTAAATGACCACAAACAGATTGTCGGTACACAATGTTATTCAACACAATTAGATATCAATGAAATTAAAAAGGAAATTACCGACAAAACAGGTGTTGGATTTATTGAAATTCATCAGGTAATTCATCCTAATGGAAGAGTGTTATTATTAGAAATTCCAGCAGCACCGCAGGGGATGCCTGTAGCCTATGATGGGCATTTTTACGGGCGGAGTGGCGAATCTTTAGGGGCGTTGGCATTGTCTGAATTGGAACGAATTCGCCATCAGACCCAGATGGATTGGAGTATCGGTATTGTTCCTGAAGCGACTTTTGATGATTTAGATCCACAAGCGATTTTGGTTGCTCGGCAAAAATTTAGTCTGAAAAATCCCAAGCTGGCACAAGAGTTACAACATTGGGATGACATTACCTTTTTAAACAAAGCTAAAATTACCATCAACAATAAAATTACTCGCACCGCACTATTATTGTTGGGTAAAAGCGAATCGGCATATTTACTTAACCCAGCAAGCAGTCAGATTACCTGGATTTTAAAAGATCGAAATGGCATTGAAAAAGATTATCAACATTTTGAATGTCCGCTGTTGCTAAATGTGGACAAGGTTTTCGCTAAAATTCGCCGAATTACTTACCGATATATTCGAGAAGATAATCTTTTTCCTGAAGAGGTGGAACAATACGCTACCTATATTATTCGTGAAGCCTTACATAATGCTATCGCCCATCAAGATTACACACTTGGCGGAAAAATTAGTTTGATTGAATTTGAAGATGATCGCTTAGTTTTTTGTAATGCAGGGCATTTTATTCCTGAAAGCGTTGAAAATGTGATTCAGTCGGATGCCCCTGAAATCCGTTATCGTAATCGCTTTCTTGCCGATGCAATGGTTAATTTAAATATGATAGACACCATTGGCAGTGGTATTAGAAAGATGTTTTTATTACAAAAAGAACGTTTTTTCCCTTTACCTGAATATGATCTGAGTCATAACCGTGTGCAAGTTACCATTATCGGTAGAGTATTAGACATTAACTATGCCCGTCAATTGGCTCAAATGCCTGATTTAACCCTTGAACAAATTATGCTACTAGATAGGGTGCAAAAAAAGAAAACGCTTACTAATGAACAGGCAAAATACTTAAAGCAGCATAGATTGATTGAAGGCAGAAAACCGAATTATTATTTATCTAAAATGGTTGCACAATCAACTGGAGAAACTGGGCAATACATCCGCAATAGGGCTTTTCACGATCAATTCTATAAACAGAAAATTCTCAATTACCTTGAACAGTTTGGTTCGGCAAAGCGAGAACAAATCAATGAGTTGCTTGTGCCACATTTGCCTGATGTGCTGGATGCACAGCAAAAATACAATAAAGTCAAAAACTTATTACAGGCTTTAAAGGCGGATGGGACAATTCGTGTTCACCAACGTCTATGGTACTTGTCTAAATAG